GTTGGTTCCCAGGCCCAGCGGTACGCCGGTTTCGCTCGCCAGCTGCCGGGCGCGCGACTTGTCACCGAACAGGTCGAGCACCTCGGGCGATGGGCCGACAAAGGTGATGCCGGCGTCGGCACAGCGACGCGCCAGCTCGCTGCTTTCGCTGAGAAAGCCATAACCGGGATGCAGGGCGTCGCAGCGATGCTCGCGCGCTACCGCGATGAGTTGGTCCATGTCCAGATAGGCGGCGGCGCCCCGCCCGCTCAAGGCCTGAGCGGCGTCCGCCTTGCGCACGTGGAGCGATTGAGCGTCGTCTTCGGCGAAGACCGCCAGGGTGGGAATGTCCAGTTCCGCGGCGGCGCGGGCGATGCGGATGGCGATCTCGCCACGGTTGGCGATCAGCAAGCGTTCAAATGGCATGGGTTAGTTGATCCATTCCTGCAGGTCCTGTTTCTTGACTTTCCCGGTGGCGGTCATCGGCAGCGACTCGACCAGCCTGACGTCGGGTACCTTGTAGACCGCCATCGACTGACGGCACCATTCGATCAGCGCTTCGGCTGTCAGCCCGCTGAGCGGCTTGGCGACGACAAAGGCAACCGGGGCTTGCCCGCGCTTCTCGTCGTCGCGGCCGATCACCGCCGAAGCGAGTATGTCCGGGTGCTGGCCGAGCATCGCCTCCAGTTCGCTGGGGAATACGCTCATGCCGTTGACCTTGAGCATCTCCTTGCGCCGGCCCAGATAGCGGATATGACCGGTCTCGGTAATTACGCCGCTGTCGCCGGTGTGCAGCCAGCCGTCGCGCAGCGCCTCGGCGCTGGCTTCGGGCTTTTTCCAGTAGCCCTTGAGCAGCGAAGGCGAGCGCACACACAGCTCGCCTTCTTCGCCGAGCGGCAGCAACTCGCCGGTGCCGAAGGCACAGACCTTGAACTCGGTGCCAGGTACTGGCAGGCCGACGAAGGTCGGTGCGGATTTGAGGTCGAAGTTGTCGTCCTGCATGCCTGCAGTGAAGGTGTCGCAGGTATGCGTCTCGGTCATCCCGAAGCTGGTTTCGAACAGCGTGCAGCCGGTCAGTTCGCGCCAGCGGCGGCGGTATTCCGGGGTGAGCTTCTTGATGAACGACACGCAGCTGGTGATCTGCAGCGAGCTGAGGTCATAGTCGCCGACGCGTGGATGGTCGAGCACCTCCGAGGCGCTGTCGACCAGCAGCCCGGTATGGCTGACCCGATAATGCTGCACCGCAGCCATGAAGGCTTCGGCGTCCCAGCGTGCCAGCAGTACCAGCGTGGTGCCGCTGAAGACAGGGTAAAGCAGGCCGGCGTTCTCGCCAGCGATCCAGAACTCCGGCATGAAATTCAGGCTGACCCGGTCCGGATCCATGCCCAGCGCGACAGGCAGAAAGCTGGCGCAGGTGTAGAGCATGTCGCCGTGAGTATGGATACAGCCCTTGGGCAGTCCGGTCGTACCGCCGGTGTAGTTGAGGGCGGCGGTATCATCCAGCCCGAGGCGTGGAAGATCCTGCGCAGCTGTCGTACTGGCCAGTGCAGGAAGCAGGTCGATGCTGTCGGTGAGATCCAGCTTGGGCGCACGCAGCAGGTCCGGCACAGGAATCGGTGGACTGGCGGAGCACAGCTCGGACAGGCTGGTGCTGATGACGACCTTCAGTTCGGTCTGGTCGCGTATCTCGCGCACCACTGGCAGCAGCTGATCGAAACAGACAATCGCGGTCGCGCCGCTGTCCTCGAGCTGATAGGCAAGCTCCATCCCCTTGGCCATCGGGCTGACCGGGGCATGGATGGCGCCCGCCTTGAGGATGCCGTAAAAGGCGATGTGCAGCTGGGGGCAGTTGGGCATGAATACCGCGACACGGTCGCCGGGCGCTACGCCGAGGGAATACAGCAGCGCGGCGCAGCGATCGCTGAGCTCGTCGAGCTCGGCATAACTCGTGCGGTGACCGTAGTACTCGATGGCAGCCCGCTC
Above is a window of Halopseudomonas nanhaiensis DNA encoding:
- a CDS encoding AMP-binding protein, which codes for MLERDYLNTLKTLQRQAWPTGKPTEPQYPLGERPLTEYLRHWAQQTPERAAIEYYGHRTSYAELDELSDRCAALLYSLGVAPGDRVAVFMPNCPQLHIAFYGILKAGAIHAPVSPMAKGMELAYQLEDSGATAIVCFDQLLPVVREIRDQTELKVVISTSLSELCSASPPIPVPDLLRAPKLDLTDSIDLLPALASTTAAQDLPRLGLDDTAALNYTGGTTGLPKGCIHTHGDMLYTCASFLPVALGMDPDRVSLNFMPEFWIAGENAGLLYPVFSGTTLVLLARWDAEAFMAAVQHYRVSHTGLLVDSASEVLDHPRVGDYDLSSLQITSCVSFIKKLTPEYRRRWRELTGCTLFETSFGMTETHTCDTFTAGMQDDNFDLKSAPTFVGLPVPGTEFKVCAFGTGELLPLGEEGELCVRSPSLLKGYWKKPEASAEALRDGWLHTGDSGVITETGHIRYLGRRKEMLKVNGMSVFPSELEAMLGQHPDILASAVIGRDDEKRGQAPVAFVVAKPLSGLTAEALIEWCRQSMAVYKVPDVRLVESLPMTATGKVKKQDLQEWIN